DNA from Microvirga ossetica:
ACGTTGTTCTGCGCCTGCCCGCCGGTGATGATGTAGCGGTCGTAGCCGGCGCGGATCGTCTCCACGGCGGCGCTCTTCTGCGCGACCTTCGCCGCCCCCATGGAGCCGCAGGCGGGCGCCGCGCCCGCATCGATGATCATGGTATTGGCCGACGTTCTCGTCGCCTGTGCACCGGCACAGGCGGACAGGGCTCCCGCAAGCGGAAGCAGGATGAAAAGCTGTTTCACGATAGTCCCCCAGGTGTCTTTACGCTGCGGAATGCATAGCCGTGCTCATGGGGAAGTCGAGTGAGACGAAAGGTGCGAACGGGCCGATCCGGCGCGATCCTCCGAGAGTGTGTCTTGGAGGTTACGCGGCGGGCGAGGGACGGGCGCGCGTCCGCTCACTCCGCCTGTGCGCGAAGCGGGTCGGCCAGAAGCGCCGCCTCTTTCTCCGGCGGCATGCCGGCTTTCAGGGGCGTGCCGCGGCGGGTTCGGTCCCAGGCGAGGATTTGCCGAAGGGTCTCGTCGAGCGGACGCGGCTTAAACCCGTGCGCAAAGGCCTTCTCGACGTCGATCTCCAAAAAGTGCCGGAAGGCTTCGTCCGCGTGGGGCAGCCAGAGGGGAACCTCGGTCCAGGGTTCCAACCCTGCGGCGAGCACCGCCTCGTCGGAGCGCCAGACGAGGCGCGCATCGGAACCAGTGACGCGGCGGATGGCCTCCAGGAGGTCGGCGAACGGGAAGGGGCGGCCCGTGAGGTTAAAGAGGCCGCCCATATTCCGCTCCGCCGCCTCGACGATGAAGCGCGCGGCATCGCGCACGTCGACGAGCTGGACGAGGCGCTGCGGATCGCCGGGCGCCGGGATCGCGCCGCCTTGGTCGACCCGGCGCACCCAGGAGGTCAGGCGGTCGGTGTAATCGCCCGCGCCGACGAGAAGGCCCGAGCGGAGGATGAGCGCGCGCTCCCCCAAGCGCTCCAGCGCCACGAGCTCGCATTCGCGCTTCAGCGGCCCATAGGCCTTGTCGTAGGAGGC
Protein-coding regions in this window:
- a CDS encoding NAD-dependent epimerase/dehydratase family protein produces the protein MNVLVVGGTGFLGGAVAREALARGHRVAIFTRGHNATDAGPEGIEVLTGDRHGDLSALKDRAFDLVVDTCAFAPEAVTSLLDALSPAIGRYALVTSVSVYADFKAPGVSEDSPASRATPEQLEMARALPPEQRSSAASYDKAYGPLKRECELVALERLGERALILRSGLLVGAGDYTDRLTSWVRRVDQGGAIPAPGDPQRLVQLVDVRDAARFIVEAAERNMGGLFNLTGRPFPFADLLEAIRRVTGSDARLVWRSDEAVLAAGLEPWTEVPLWLPHADEAFRHFLEIDVEKAFAHGFKPRPLDETLRQILAWDRTRRGTPLKAGMPPEKEAALLADPLRAQAE